The following coding sequences lie in one Aquabacterium olei genomic window:
- a CDS encoding YfiR family protein, which produces MKAAAARGWRGPLSCWALTALMLCHTVALAGGASEPATAVATIEPVLASLDAARADHLLRFLGYVVFPGTTLPPPGQPLVVAVAGADEVYQALGPLVAQRVSHQRPVVRRQINEGDPLLGVHLLYIGRRVDLQQSPLMRAARAAPLLLVTEHPDGLAAGALFNFITVQEQLRFEASLIAADRAGVTVSSRLLALADRVLGGR; this is translated from the coding sequence GTGAAGGCCGCGGCCGCCCGCGGCTGGCGTGGCCCGTTGTCCTGCTGGGCCCTGACGGCGCTGATGCTCTGCCACACCGTCGCGCTGGCCGGTGGGGCCAGCGAGCCCGCGACCGCCGTTGCCACCATCGAGCCGGTGCTCGCCTCGCTCGACGCAGCCCGCGCGGATCACCTGCTGCGCTTTCTGGGCTATGTGGTGTTCCCGGGCACCACGCTGCCGCCTCCGGGCCAGCCCCTGGTGGTGGCCGTGGCCGGCGCCGACGAGGTGTACCAGGCGCTGGGCCCCCTGGTGGCGCAACGCGTGAGCCACCAGCGGCCGGTCGTACGCCGCCAGATCAACGAAGGCGACCCGCTTCTCGGTGTGCACCTGCTCTACATCGGCCGTCGCGTCGACCTGCAGCAGAGCCCTCTCATGCGGGCGGCGCGGGCCGCGCCCCTGCTCCTGGTGACGGAGCACCCCGATGGTCTGGCTGCCGGAGCCCTGTTCAACTTCATCACCGTGCAGGAGCAGTTGCGCTTCGAGGCCTCGCTGATCGCCGCCGATCGGGCCGGCGTCACCGTCAGTTCACGGCTGCTGGCCCTGGCCGACCGTGTTCTCGGAGGACGTTGA